Genomic segment of Thermomicrobiales bacterium:
GCGAACACCCAGATCGCGAGCTGCGCGCAAGCCCGGTCGAAAATCGCCGGTATCGTCGGCGTTCGTGCCGTCGAGAATGTGGGCGAACCCGCGCTCGCGTGCGACCGCTGCCAGTTGCGAGTACAGCTCGGACTTGCAGAAGAAGCAGCGCTGACTGTTGTTCGCGGCGTACCGCGGATCGGTCAGCTCCATCGTGCGGACGAAGATGAACTCGCTGCCGATCTCGGCCGCAATCTCACGCGCCTCCTGCATTTCCTCAGCCGGGTAGGTGTCGGACAAGCCGGTGGCGGCGGCAGCGTTGTCCCCCAGCGCATCGTGCGCCGCACGCAGGACGAGCGTCGAATCGACCCCGCCGCTGAACGCGACAAGCACCGATTCGTACGCGGCAATGTGCGACAGCAACTCGTCATAGCGTTGTTGCAGTTCCGGGTTCAACCAATCCCACCTTCCAGATTCATGCCTGTTGGATAGTAGATCGCCGTGCAGCGGCCGACGGGGCATACTTCGACATATGGAGTATCGACGAGCATTTCGACCGGCACACGGAACGTTTCAGCGCACTGGCGATCTGCATTCTGCGAAACAGCCCGCCTGATGTTCGACCAGCTTCGATCGCGCCTGCTCATTGGCGTAGCGGCCGGCGTCGCTGTCATGGCAGCGATACTCCTGATCTTCGACGCTGGCGACCTCACCAACGCGCTCCGCGATTTCGACTGGCGCTTCGTGCCGGCGATCCTCGCCCTGACACTTCTCAACTATGTCCTGCGGTTTGTCAAATGGCAGTACTACCTGCGAACGCTGGGCGTGAATTCACTGTCGCGCGGCGATTCCGCGCTCATCTTCGTCGCCGGGTTCACGATGGCGCTAACGCCGGGCAAGGTGGGCGAGTACCTCAAGTCATACCTGATCCGTGTCCGGTCGGGTGTTCCGATGGCGCGGACAGCGCCGGTGATCTTTGCTGAGCGCCTGTCGGATGGCGTCGCGATGCTGATCCTCGCGTCGAGCGGATTGCTCTTCTTTCGGCATGGCTGGCAGATCCTGGTAGCCGGGGCCATCGCGATGCTGGCGCTCGTGATCCTGCTGCAGCGCGAGAGTCTGGTCCGCGCCATTCTGGAGCGCATCGGGCGAACGCGCCTGCACAAGTATGTGCACCTCCTCGAGCAAGCGTACGACTCGATGCGCGAGCTGTTGCGACCGCGTCCGCTGGCGGTGGCCATTGGATTGGGTACAGTGTCCTGGCTCGGGGAGTGCCTGGCGTTTGTGCTGGTTCTGATCGGGCTTGGTATCGAGCCGAGTTGGCATCTGGTCGCCGCCGGCATCTTCGTCTTTGCGTCGGCGACGTGGATCGGCGGCGCGTCGATGCTGCCCGGCGGACTCGGTGCTGCCGACCTGAGCGTCGCGGCAC
This window contains:
- a CDS encoding flippase-like domain-containing protein, which encodes MFDQLRSRLLIGVAAGVAVMAAILLIFDAGDLTNALRDFDWRFVPAILALTLLNYVLRFVKWQYYLRTLGVNSLSRGDSALIFVAGFTMALTPGKVGEYLKSYLIRVRSGVPMARTAPVIFAERLSDGVAMLILASSGLLFFRHGWQILVAGAIAMLALVILLQRESLVRAILERIGRTRLHKYVHLLEQAYDSMRELLRPRPLAVAIGLGTVSWLGECLAFVLVLIGLGIEPSWHLVAAGIFVFASATWIGGASMLPGGLGAADLSVAALLLLTIDDPAMTRSLAGAATLLIRFATLWFGILIGIVALARVSRWQEVPRPNDASV
- the larE gene encoding ATP-dependent sacrificial sulfur transferase LarE is translated as MNPELQQRYDELLSHIAAYESVLVAFSGGVDSTLVLRAAHDALGDNAAAATGLSDTYPAEEMQEAREIAAEIGSEFIFVRTMELTDPRYAANNSQRCFFCKSELYSQLAAVARERGFAHILDGTNADDTGDFRPGLRAARDLGVRSPLADLGFTKREIRELSAALNLRTWDKPSFACLSSRFAYGDPITVEKLRVVAKAESAMRSLGFRGFRVRHHESLARIELPEADFPRALELRAEIVEAMRDAGYTYAALDLAGFTSGSQNLVLRPAVVAASTGQK